From one Candidatus Rokuibacteriota bacterium genomic stretch:
- the treS gene encoding maltose alpha-D-glucosyltransferase gives MTVGDGLWHKDAIFYELHVRAFKDGNDDGIGDFTGLTSQLDYLEELGVDCLWLLPFFKSPLRDDGYDVSDYRAIHPDYGTMADFETFLEAAHARGLRVIADLVMNHTSDQHAWFQAARRSPESPFRDYYVWSDTDQGYCDARIIFVDAEPSNWSWDPVAKAYYWHRFFHHQPDLNYDNPAVRAEMLGIMAFWLDKGLDGFRCDAVPYLYERAGSSCENLPETHAYLKEVRAWVDAHYEGRILLAEANQWPTDVRAYFGDGDEFHMAFHFPLMPRVFLAVRHADRRPVTDIFLHTPEIPPACQWCLFLRNHDELTLEMVSEDERRHLYYAYGEDPRMRLNVGIRRRLAPLLDNDRRKIELLTALLFTLPGSPILYYGDELGMGDNIYLGDRNGVRTPMQWTGDRNAGFSRADTARLFLPLIVDPVYGYQAINMEAQLRTPTSLLKWMKRIIAVRKKTRVFGRGTLRFLRPVNESVVAHVRSHEGETVLAVHNLSSAAQPIELDLRAWAGHTPIEMLGESRFPTIGAQPYVITLGPYGYYWFRLQPPLSDQPFYGIENTSL, from the coding sequence ATGACGGTCGGCGACGGGCTCTGGCACAAGGACGCGATCTTCTACGAGCTGCACGTCCGCGCCTTCAAGGACGGCAACGACGACGGGATCGGCGACTTCACCGGCCTGACGAGCCAGCTCGACTACCTCGAGGAGTTGGGCGTCGACTGCCTGTGGCTGCTGCCGTTCTTCAAGTCACCGCTCCGCGACGACGGGTACGACGTCAGCGACTACCGGGCGATCCATCCCGATTACGGCACGATGGCGGACTTCGAGACATTCCTCGAAGCCGCCCACGCCCGGGGCCTCCGCGTGATCGCCGATCTCGTGATGAACCACACCTCCGACCAGCACGCCTGGTTCCAGGCGGCGCGCCGCTCCCCCGAGTCGCCGTTCCGCGACTACTACGTGTGGAGCGACACCGACCAGGGTTACTGCGACGCGCGCATCATCTTCGTTGACGCGGAGCCGTCGAACTGGTCCTGGGACCCGGTCGCCAAGGCCTACTACTGGCACCGCTTCTTCCACCACCAGCCCGATTTGAACTACGACAATCCCGCCGTCCGGGCGGAGATGCTCGGCATCATGGCCTTCTGGCTCGACAAGGGCCTCGACGGCTTCCGGTGCGACGCCGTGCCCTATCTCTACGAGCGGGCGGGGTCGAGCTGCGAGAACCTGCCGGAGACGCACGCCTACCTCAAGGAGGTCCGCGCCTGGGTGGACGCGCATTATGAAGGGCGGATCCTGCTGGCCGAGGCGAACCAGTGGCCGACGGACGTGCGCGCCTATTTCGGCGACGGTGACGAGTTCCACATGGCCTTCCACTTCCCCCTCATGCCGCGCGTCTTCCTCGCCGTCCGCCACGCCGACCGCCGGCCCGTCACCGACATCTTCCTGCACACCCCGGAGATCCCGCCGGCCTGCCAGTGGTGCCTCTTCCTCCGCAACCACGACGAGCTCACGCTTGAGATGGTGAGCGAGGACGAGCGCCGGCATCTCTACTACGCCTACGGCGAGGACCCGCGGATGCGGCTGAACGTCGGGATCCGGCGGCGCCTCGCCCCGCTGCTCGACAATGACCGGCGCAAGATCGAGCTGCTCACGGCACTGCTCTTCACCCTGCCCGGGAGCCCGATCCTCTACTACGGCGACGAGCTCGGCATGGGCGACAACATCTACCTCGGCGATCGCAACGGCGTCCGCACGCCCATGCAGTGGACCGGCGACCGCAATGCCGGCTTCTCCCGGGCCGACACCGCGCGCCTCTTCCTTCCGCTGATCGTGGATCCCGTGTACGGCTACCAGGCCATCAACATGGAAGCTCAGCTCCGGACGCCCACCTCGCTGCTCAAGTGGATGAAGCGGATCATCGCGGTGCGCAAGAAGACGCGCGTCTTCGGCCGCGGCACGCTGCGCTTCCTGCGCCCCGTCAATGAAAGCGTGGTGGCCCACGTCCGGTCCCACGAGGGGGAGACCGTGCTGGCGGTACACAACCTCTCGAGCGCGGCGCAGCCCATCGAGCTCGACCTGCGCGCCTGGGCCGGCCACACGCCAATCGAGATGCTGGGGGAAAGCCGCTTCCCGACGATCGGGGCTCAGCCCTACGTCATCACCCTCGGGCCCTACGGCTACTACTGGTTCCGGCTCCAGCCGCCGCTGTCCGACCAGCCCTTCTATGGCATCGAGAACACCTCGCTCTGA
- a CDS encoding phosphotransferase, with product MALLQQFVANTGDGWTHTLARLDDLCERLAAADGPPDSPADVEERVAALGVEPLAEVHELGAVTGRLHAALASDPGPPAFRPEPITGEDVGRWRRTLVRDLERLTAEIAVASARMLPADRAALEPLLDARPRIERAADDLVPLADGTAHKIRCHGDYHLGQVLKTAESFVVIDFEGEPARSLDERRAKQCPLRDVAGMLRSFDYVVHAALAARPEAGRARLRPALEAWERLAARAFLSGYMMAAGKSPARLLPRSAEAVRRACAAFELEKACYELRYELNNRPDWISIPLAGISRLLA from the coding sequence GTGGCCCTGCTCCAGCAATTCGTGGCCAATACGGGCGACGGGTGGACCCACACGCTCGCGCGGCTCGACGACCTCTGCGAGCGACTCGCCGCCGCAGACGGTCCCCCAGACAGTCCAGCCGACGTCGAGGAGCGCGTGGCCGCGCTGGGCGTCGAGCCGCTGGCCGAGGTCCACGAGCTGGGCGCGGTGACCGGGCGGCTCCACGCGGCGCTCGCCTCGGACCCCGGCCCGCCGGCATTTCGCCCCGAGCCCATCACGGGCGAGGACGTGGGACGTTGGCGACGCACCCTCGTCCGGGACCTCGAGCGGCTGACGGCCGAGATCGCGGTCGCCTCCGCGCGAATGCTGCCCGCCGACCGGGCGGCGCTCGAGCCGCTCCTCGACGCGCGCCCGCGGATCGAGCGGGCCGCCGATGACCTCGTCCCGCTCGCCGATGGCACTGCGCACAAGATCCGCTGTCACGGCGACTACCACCTGGGCCAGGTGCTCAAGACCGCCGAGAGCTTCGTCGTGATCGACTTCGAAGGCGAGCCGGCGCGGTCTCTCGACGAGCGCCGCGCCAAGCAGTGTCCGCTGCGGGACGTAGCGGGCATGCTGCGCTCGTTCGACTACGTGGTTCACGCCGCGCTCGCCGCCCGGCCCGAAGCCGGGCGCGCCCGGCTTCGTCCCGCCCTCGAGGCCTGGGAGCGGCTCGCCGCCCGCGCTTTTCTCAGCGGCTACATGATGGCCGCCGGCAAGAGCCCGGCGCGCCTCCTGCCGCGATCAGCGGAGGCGGTGCGGCGGGCCTGCGCGGCCTTCGAGCTCGAGAAGGCCTGCTACGAGCTCCGCTACGAGCTCAACAACCGCCCGGACTGGATCTCGATACCGCTGGCCGGGATCTCGCGCTTGCTTGCGTGA